A single genomic interval of halophilic archaeon DL31 harbors:
- a CDS encoding Carbamoyl-phosphate synthase L chain ATP-binding protein (PFAM: Carbamoyl phosphate synthetase, large subunit, ATP-binding; Carbamoyl phosphate synthase, large subunit, N-terminal; Biotin carboxylase, C-terminal; Biotin/lipoyl attachment~KEGG: hbo:Hbor_11200 acetyl/propionyl-CoA carboxylase, alpha subunit), which produces MFDKLLVANRGEIAVRVMRACEDLGVSTVAVYSEADKHGGHVRHADEAYNVGPARAADSYLDHDAVIEAAEKAGADAIHPGYGFLAENATFAEKVENHDNITWVGPTANAMEQLGEKTKARRVMQDAGVPIVPGTTDPAESAEAVMEFAEEYGYPVAIKAEGGGGGRGMKVVESEDEAEEQFESAKREGEAYFDNDSVYLERYLENPRHIEVQILADQQGNVRHLGERDCSLQRRHQKVIEEGPSPALSQDLREQIGEAARRGVEATDYVNAGTVEFLVEDGEFFFLEVNTRIQVEHTVTEELTGIDIVKWQLRIADGEELSFSQEDVELEGHAMEFRINAENAAKEFQPANEGSLDVYDAPGGIGVRMDDALRQGDDLVTNYDSMIAKLIVHGADREECIARSQRALAEYDIEGVVTIIPFHRLMLEDDRFVAGEHTTKYLDNELDHDRVADAQEKWGTGDASTAEDEDVTEREFTVEVNGKRFDVNLEERGAPAIPTPNTGGGASRPSRAGTSGSDETEAEGVEVPEGGESITVEMQGTILSVNVNVGDEVAPGDVVCVLEAMKMENDIEAERGGTVSQLLVEEGESVDMGDVIVVLE; this is translated from the coding sequence ATGTTTGATAAGCTGCTCGTCGCGAACCGGGGCGAAATCGCGGTCCGGGTCATGCGTGCCTGCGAAGACCTGGGCGTCTCGACCGTCGCCGTCTACTCAGAGGCCGACAAACACGGTGGCCACGTCCGTCACGCCGACGAAGCGTACAACGTCGGCCCAGCCCGCGCCGCCGACTCCTACCTCGACCACGACGCCGTCATCGAGGCCGCCGAGAAGGCCGGCGCCGACGCCATCCACCCCGGCTACGGCTTCCTCGCGGAGAACGCCACCTTCGCTGAGAAGGTCGAGAACCACGACAACATCACGTGGGTCGGCCCGACGGCCAACGCCATGGAACAACTCGGCGAGAAGACGAAAGCCCGCCGCGTGATGCAGGACGCCGGTGTGCCAATCGTCCCCGGAACCACCGACCCGGCCGAGAGCGCCGAAGCGGTCATGGAGTTCGCCGAAGAGTACGGGTACCCAGTGGCCATTAAGGCCGAGGGTGGTGGTGGCGGCCGCGGGATGAAGGTCGTCGAGAGCGAGGACGAGGCCGAAGAGCAGTTCGAGTCCGCCAAGCGCGAAGGCGAGGCGTACTTTGACAACGACTCGGTCTATCTCGAGCGATACCTCGAGAACCCGCGCCACATCGAGGTCCAGATTCTGGCCGACCAGCAGGGCAACGTCCGCCACTTGGGCGAGCGTGACTGCTCGCTCCAGCGCCGCCACCAGAAGGTCATCGAGGAGGGCCCCTCGCCCGCTCTCTCTCAGGACCTTCGGGAACAAATCGGCGAGGCCGCCCGCCGAGGTGTCGAGGCCACCGACTACGTCAACGCCGGGACCGTCGAGTTCCTCGTCGAGGACGGCGAGTTCTTCTTCCTCGAAGTCAACACCCGGATCCAGGTCGAACACACCGTCACGGAGGAGCTCACGGGCATTGACATCGTGAAGTGGCAGCTCCGAATCGCCGACGGCGAGGAGCTCTCTTTCTCGCAGGAGGACGTAGAGCTTGAGGGCCACGCGATGGAGTTCCGCATCAACGCCGAGAACGCCGCCAAGGAGTTCCAGCCAGCCAACGAGGGGAGTCTCGACGTCTACGACGCGCCGGGCGGCATCGGCGTCCGAATGGACGACGCGCTCCGGCAGGGCGACGACCTCGTGACGAACTACGATTCGATGATTGCGAAGCTCATCGTCCACGGTGCCGACCGCGAGGAGTGTATCGCACGCTCCCAGCGCGCACTCGCCGAGTACGACATCGAGGGGGTCGTGACCATCATCCCGTTCCACCGCCTGATGCTCGAGGACGACCGGTTCGTCGCCGGCGAGCACACCACGAAATACCTCGACAACGAACTTGACCACGACCGCGTCGCCGACGCCCAGGAGAAGTGGGGCACCGGCGACGCTTCGACGGCCGAAGACGAGGACGTCACCGAGCGGGAGTTCACCGTCGAGGTCAACGGCAAGCGCTTCGACGTGAATCTCGAAGAGCGCGGCGCACCCGCCATCCCGACGCCGAACACAGGCGGCGGTGCGAGCCGACCCAGCAGGGCCGGCACCAGCGGAAGCGATGAGACCGAAGCCGAGGGCGTCGAGGTCCCGGAGGGCGGCGAGTCCATCACTGTCGAGATGCAGGGCACCATCCTCTCTGTGAATGTCAACGTTGGCGACGAAGTCGCTCCCGGCGACGTCGTCTGTGTGCTTGAGGCGATGAAGATGGAGAACGATATCGAGGCCGAGCGCGGCGGCACCGTCTCGCAACTGCTGGTCGAGGAGGGCGAGAGTGTCGACATGGGTGACGTGATCGTCGTGCTGGAGTAG
- a CDS encoding amidohydrolase (TIGRFAM: Peptidase M20D, amidohydrolase~KEGG: hvo:HVO_B0263 amidohydrolase subfamily~PFAM: Peptidase M20; Peptidase M20, dimerisation) translates to MSMPDTERLRTLRRELHRFPEPAWREFRTTCRLVAELESVGVDELHVGRAAMDADERMAVPGDDELSEWYERAAAAGVDDSLLSKLDGGYTGIVAQIVCGDGPHVGLRVDIDGLLVEESEAEAHVPEREGFRSEYAESMHACGHDGHMTIGVGVVEAITDSDFEGTLTVFFQPAEEASGGGKPMAESDHVDGIDYLFAVHLGLGHPTGEVVGGIRKPLAMCHVEATFHGESAHAGVAPNEGRNAIQALTTAVQNTYGIPRHADGMTRVNVGKIGGGTASNIIAERAHALAEARGETTELMAYARDEMRRVFESAAEMHDCTVDFEVVSESPRADSDPELAALVADVADGDDRVDSVLQHADFGASEDATFLMEAVQAQGGVATYAIVGTDHPTAHHTPTFDVDERSLPVAVDVLAASIERVAAEGV, encoded by the coding sequence ATGAGCATGCCTGACACTGAGCGGTTGCGAACGCTCCGGCGAGAACTCCACCGGTTCCCCGAACCAGCGTGGCGGGAGTTCCGCACCACCTGTCGGCTGGTCGCGGAACTGGAGTCGGTCGGCGTCGACGAACTACACGTCGGGCGTGCGGCGATGGACGCCGACGAACGGATGGCCGTCCCCGGGGACGACGAACTCAGCGAGTGGTACGAGCGCGCTGCCGCGGCAGGCGTCGACGACTCCCTGCTCTCCAAATTAGACGGTGGCTACACCGGCATTGTCGCGCAGATAGTGTGCGGGGACGGCCCGCATGTCGGCCTGCGGGTCGATATTGACGGGCTGCTCGTCGAGGAGTCCGAGGCCGAGGCACACGTCCCCGAGCGGGAGGGGTTCCGCTCGGAGTACGCCGAGTCGATGCACGCCTGCGGCCACGACGGCCACATGACCATCGGGGTCGGCGTCGTTGAGGCGATAACGGACAGCGACTTCGAGGGCACCCTGACCGTGTTCTTCCAGCCGGCAGAGGAAGCCTCCGGTGGCGGGAAGCCGATGGCCGAGAGTGACCACGTCGACGGCATCGATTATCTCTTTGCGGTCCACCTCGGCCTCGGACACCCGACCGGCGAGGTGGTGGGCGGCATCAGGAAACCACTCGCGATGTGCCACGTTGAGGCGACGTTCCACGGCGAGTCCGCCCACGCCGGCGTCGCCCCCAACGAGGGGCGGAACGCAATACAGGCACTGACGACGGCCGTCCAGAACACGTACGGCATCCCGCGGCACGCCGACGGTATGACGCGAGTGAATGTCGGGAAGATAGGCGGCGGCACCGCGAGTAACATCATCGCGGAGCGGGCCCACGCGCTCGCCGAGGCTCGCGGCGAGACGACCGAACTGATGGCGTACGCCCGCGACGAGATGCGGCGCGTCTTCGAGTCCGCCGCGGAGATGCACGACTGCACGGTCGACTTCGAGGTCGTCAGCGAGTCGCCGCGCGCGGACAGCGACCCCGAACTCGCGGCGCTCGTCGCTGACGTGGCCGACGGTGACGACCGGGTGGACAGCGTGCTCCAGCACGCCGACTTCGGGGCGAGCGAGGACGCGACTTTCCTCATGGAGGCCGTCCAGGCGCAGGGCGGGGTCGCCACGTACGCGATCGTCGGCACGGACCATCCGACTGCCCACCACACCCCCACCTTCGACGTGGACGAACGCTCACTGCCGGTGGCGGTCGACGTGCTCGCAGCGTCCATCGAGCGGGTCGCCGCCGAGGGCGTGTAG
- a CDS encoding Acetylornithine transaminase (KEGG: hla:Hlac_1048 aminotransferase class-III~PFAM: Aminotransferase class-III), translated as MAGPPIHELHFTEAPSVDSVPGPNSDRLLKKQAEVDSSAVAYPNNIPLAFEEGKGATLKDVDGNVFLDFFAGIGVYNVGHANPYVNEGVHEQIDKLTHTVDFPTQPRLDLIEKLDEIAPGSLSGNSRVVFGGPTGSDAVEACIKLAKYNTGGNGLLAFRNSYHGATSGAMSITSNKKFKKPYAPLLSDVVHAPFPYPFQEGRDPEESVENALEEVRSIVEEPYGGLADPAGIFAEPIQGEGGVIVPPEGFLQGLRDIADENDLPLVFDEIQVGLGRTGEWWASDHYDVTPDAMAMAKALGGNGQPLSGTLYREELDTWGPGDHAGTYRGHVPAMVGGLRAIEYIESHDLLDHATQVGEQIRSHLRDAAENDPGLGEVRGKGLFVGAEFVDAEGNPDSDRVDAIQQYCYEHGLLVWTAGQYSNVLRLLPPLVLTEEQAEVGTEIIADAIEATADHEHA; from the coding sequence ATGGCCGGACCACCGATACACGAACTCCACTTCACAGAGGCACCCTCAGTCGACTCTGTGCCCGGACCGAACTCCGACCGCCTCCTGAAGAAGCAGGCGGAGGTCGATAGCAGCGCCGTTGCCTACCCCAACAACATCCCGCTCGCCTTCGAAGAGGGGAAGGGTGCGACGCTCAAGGACGTCGACGGCAACGTCTTCCTAGACTTTTTCGCGGGCATCGGCGTCTACAACGTCGGTCACGCCAACCCGTACGTCAACGAGGGCGTCCACGAGCAGATAGACAAACTCACGCACACCGTCGACTTCCCGACGCAGCCGCGCCTCGACCTCATCGAGAAACTCGACGAGATCGCGCCCGGCAGCCTCTCGGGCAACAGCCGCGTCGTCTTCGGCGGCCCGACGGGCAGCGACGCTGTGGAGGCCTGCATCAAGCTCGCGAAGTACAACACGGGCGGCAACGGCCTCCTTGCGTTCCGAAACTCCTACCACGGCGCGACGAGCGGCGCGATGAGCATCACGTCGAACAAGAAGTTCAAAAAACCGTACGCGCCGCTGCTGTCGGACGTCGTCCATGCGCCGTTCCCGTACCCGTTCCAGGAGGGACGGGACCCCGAGGAGTCGGTCGAGAACGCGCTCGAGGAGGTCCGTTCCATCGTCGAGGAGCCCTACGGCGGCCTCGCGGACCCCGCGGGCATCTTCGCCGAACCAATCCAGGGCGAGGGCGGCGTCATCGTCCCACCGGAGGGGTTCCTGCAGGGCCTCCGCGACATCGCCGACGAGAACGACCTCCCGCTGGTGTTCGACGAGATCCAGGTCGGCCTGGGCCGCACCGGCGAGTGGTGGGCCTCTGACCACTACGACGTCACGCCGGACGCCATGGCGATGGCGAAGGCCCTCGGCGGGAACGGCCAGCCGCTGTCCGGGACGCTCTACCGCGAGGAACTCGACACGTGGGGGCCGGGCGACCACGCCGGCACCTACCGCGGGCACGTTCCGGCGATGGTCGGCGGCCTGCGCGCCATCGAGTACATCGAGTCCCACGACCTGCTCGACCACGCCACCCAGGTCGGCGAGCAGATTCGGAGTCACCTCCGGGACGCCGCAGAGAACGACCCGGGTCTCGGCGAGGTCCGCGGGAAGGGGCTGTTCGTCGGCGCGGAGTTCGTCGACGCGGAAGGGAACCCGGACAGCGACCGGGTGGACGCCATCCAGCAGTACTGCTACGAGCACGGCCTCCTCGTCTGGACGGCCGGCCAGTACAGCAATGTGCTCCGTCTGCTCCCGCCGCTCGTGCTCACCGAGGAACAGGCTGAGGTCGGCACGGAGATCATCGCGGACGCCATCGAAGCGACGGCCGACCATGAGCATGCCTGA
- a CDS encoding hypothetical protein (KEGG: hla:Hlac_1478 hypothetical protein), whose amino-acid sequence MSLDALPNEWTVWNEEPEGRVILTYRPDVFDADAFPAACLPTIYVTNGSRNARPGAGQLQTDEWHTTLFAEPEIELATKQLDSRAAAIEAAVDIAERFADGEVDYRGSYQVPREAYFEKLDELTGQSE is encoded by the coding sequence ATGAGTTTGGACGCCCTGCCCAACGAGTGGACGGTCTGGAATGAGGAGCCAGAAGGCCGGGTCATCCTCACGTACCGCCCGGACGTTTTCGACGCCGACGCGTTCCCGGCGGCGTGTCTCCCCACCATCTACGTCACCAACGGCTCGCGGAACGCCCGCCCCGGCGCGGGTCAGCTCCAGACCGACGAGTGGCACACAACCCTCTTCGCCGAGCCGGAAATCGAACTCGCGACGAAGCAGCTCGACAGCCGGGCGGCGGCGATTGAGGCTGCCGTCGACATCGCTGAACGGTTCGCCGACGGTGAGGTCGACTACCGTGGCAGCTATCAGGTCCCCCGAGAGGCGTACTTTGAGAAACTGGATGAACTCACAGGACAGAGTGAGTGA
- a CDS encoding protein of unknown function DUF6 transmembrane (PFAM: Protein of unknown function DUF6, transmembrane~KEGG: nmg:Nmag_2682 protein of unknown function DUF6 transmembrane), with translation MTKSTQHSVGNVNSLLGLALAVAGAAGWALQYVFIRLATDHESGTVAAAMVVALATNVAVVVPVVAVWFYPDYGLTPLAVAAFIAAGIAGSLVARVAQFASTTTIGASRTAPVVSTTALFSAVFAVALLGETLTAVHSAGIVLVVVGVGVISYDSARDGDEATLRDAGAALALPLVSALALGIEPVFVKTGLSEGASPFVGLAVMSTSATIGYVAYAWGTDAVTLPEVRSGPMALYVACGLGSTVALAGYFASLALLPVVVVVPIFQTAPLLVLVFSAAMLPRRLERVTPRLVAAAAVVVAGTTIVSLSS, from the coding sequence ATGACCAAGTCCACCCAGCACAGTGTGGGGAACGTGAACTCCCTCCTCGGGCTAGCGCTCGCCGTCGCCGGTGCCGCTGGCTGGGCGCTGCAGTACGTTTTCATCCGGCTCGCCACTGACCACGAGTCGGGGACGGTGGCGGCGGCCATGGTCGTCGCGCTCGCGACCAACGTCGCTGTCGTGGTTCCCGTGGTCGCAGTGTGGTTCTACCCGGACTACGGGCTGACGCCGCTCGCGGTGGCCGCCTTCATCGCCGCCGGTATCGCCGGGTCACTCGTCGCGCGCGTCGCCCAGTTCGCTAGCACGACGACCATCGGTGCGTCCCGGACGGCGCCCGTCGTCTCGACGACGGCGCTGTTCTCCGCCGTCTTCGCGGTGGCGCTCCTCGGCGAGACGCTGACGGCGGTCCACAGCGCGGGCATCGTGCTCGTCGTCGTTGGGGTCGGGGTCATCTCCTACGACAGTGCGCGGGACGGGGACGAAGCGACTCTCCGGGACGCGGGCGCCGCGCTCGCCCTCCCGCTAGTATCCGCGCTCGCGCTCGGCATCGAACCGGTGTTCGTGAAGACCGGTCTCTCCGAGGGCGCGTCGCCGTTCGTCGGTCTCGCAGTGATGTCGACGTCCGCGACGATCGGCTACGTCGCCTACGCCTGGGGGACCGACGCCGTCACGTTGCCCGAGGTTCGTTCGGGTCCGATGGCGCTGTATGTCGCCTGCGGGCTGGGTAGCACGGTCGCACTCGCCGGCTACTTCGCGTCGCTCGCACTGCTCCCCGTGGTCGTCGTCGTCCCCATCTTCCAGACCGCGCCACTGCTCGTGCTCGTGTTCTCGGCCGCCATGCTCCCGCGTCGCCTGGAGCGCGTCACTCCCCGTCTCGTCGCGGCTGCCGCCGTCGTCGTGGCCGGGACGACAATCGTCTCCCTCTCCTCGTAA
- a CDS encoding Glyoxylate reductase (KEGG: hla:Hlac_1052 D-isomer specific 2-hydroxyacid dehydrogenase NAD-binding~PFAM: D-isomer specific 2-hydroxyacid dehydrogenase, NAD-binding; D-isomer specific 2-hydroxyacid dehydrogenase, catalytic region), with translation MTDAPDVVVLREGTEGLDMAGYADAIRERLPDADVRHARTPHEERDLVQHAPIVTGVGIDEDLLDTAERLELFACAFAGTGHLPTDELEARDVTVTNAGGIHAPGIAEQAIGNILTFARRLHEGWRRKGNREWRHFQSFELTDSTVTIVGLGSIGQAVAQRLEGFEVDTIGVRYTPEKGGPTDEVVGFDAREFHDALARTDYLVVACPLSDLTRGLVGDAELATLPPHAAVVNTARGPILDTDAVVEALQTESLRGVALDVTDPEPLPEDHVLWTLENALITPHTGGHTPKHWDRLADILAHNYDACDSGEELENVVIAG, from the coding sequence ATGACTGACGCGCCCGACGTGGTCGTCCTCCGCGAGGGAACGGAGGGTCTGGACATGGCCGGCTACGCCGACGCCATCCGCGAGCGCCTTCCGGACGCCGACGTCCGCCACGCCCGCACCCCTCACGAGGAGCGCGACCTCGTCCAGCACGCGCCGATCGTCACCGGCGTGGGCATCGACGAAGACCTGCTCGACACCGCCGAGCGGCTGGAACTGTTCGCGTGTGCATTCGCCGGCACCGGCCATCTCCCGACTGACGAACTTGAGGCCCGCGACGTCACCGTCACCAACGCCGGCGGAATCCACGCGCCCGGCATCGCCGAGCAGGCAATCGGAAACATCCTGACCTTCGCACGCCGCCTCCACGAAGGATGGCGGCGCAAGGGGAACCGCGAGTGGCGACACTTCCAGTCGTTTGAACTGACCGACTCGACAGTCACTATCGTCGGCCTCGGCTCCATCGGCCAGGCTGTCGCCCAGCGCCTCGAGGGGTTCGAGGTGGACACCATCGGCGTCCGCTACACGCCGGAGAAGGGCGGCCCGACGGACGAGGTCGTCGGATTCGACGCCCGCGAGTTCCACGACGCGCTCGCTCGGACGGACTACCTCGTCGTTGCGTGCCCGCTCTCGGACCTCACCCGGGGGCTCGTCGGCGACGCCGAACTCGCCACGCTCCCGCCGCACGCCGCCGTCGTCAACACCGCACGCGGCCCGATTCTGGATACCGACGCCGTCGTCGAAGCGCTGCAGACCGAGAGCCTCCGGGGCGTCGCGCTGGACGTCACTGACCCCGAGCCGCTCCCCGAGGACCACGTACTCTGGACGCTCGAGAATGCACTCATCACGCCCCACACCGGCGGTCACACGCCAAAGCACTGGGACCGCCTCGCGGACATCCTCGCGCACAACTACGACGCCTGTGACTCGGGCGAAGAGCTAGAGAACGTCGTCATCGCCGGCTGA
- a CDS encoding Acetylornithine transaminase (KEGG: hla:Hlac_1054 aminotransferase class-III~PFAM: Aminotransferase class-III): MDRETAEPTVDQHSDEASEAWIAAHQDVAAPSEYSHEFVWDVTGDAEGPFVTDLDGNVLMDFTCHIGAAPLGYNNPKILDKLREFDLVDPLKIAGQDFYSGSGTVDDPEFPGSTQLMQELTERSSQYGMDTVFLSNSGAEAIENAMKMAYDYCDAPKYGITFTGAFHGRTFGALSVTRAKSVYTRKFPELAGIREVPFCACEGDCTCGFWTGGQSRLETLLGSGGHVDPNEVAFLVMEPIQGVGGYRFPSDEFAREVGRVSETYDIPLIVDEIQTGIGRSGSMWASDYYSFEPDIIAAGKALRVGATVSRSELFPDEKNRLGSTWGGGDVVASMQGAFTLEAIDEHDLLSNAENRGTQLVESLDTHHDCVEDTRNLGLLAAVDYDTKERRDAVVAAALDRGLLTLGCGTRTLRLLPPLDVTGREVDLGTSLLNDAVAEVADD, from the coding sequence ATGGACAGGGAGACGGCCGAGCCCACAGTCGACCAGCACTCCGACGAAGCGTCGGAAGCCTGGATCGCAGCACACCAGGACGTCGCGGCCCCGAGCGAGTACTCTCACGAGTTCGTCTGGGACGTCACCGGCGACGCCGAGGGGCCGTTCGTGACTGACCTCGACGGCAACGTCCTGATGGATTTCACGTGCCACATCGGCGCCGCGCCGCTCGGCTACAACAACCCAAAGATACTGGATAAACTCCGGGAGTTCGACCTCGTCGACCCGCTGAAGATTGCGGGCCAAGACTTCTACTCCGGGAGCGGCACCGTCGACGACCCAGAGTTCCCCGGGTCGACCCAGCTGATGCAAGAGCTCACCGAGCGGTCCAGCCAGTACGGCATGGACACCGTCTTCCTCTCGAACTCCGGCGCGGAGGCCATCGAGAACGCGATGAAGATGGCCTACGACTACTGCGACGCCCCGAAGTACGGCATCACGTTCACGGGGGCGTTCCACGGTCGCACCTTCGGCGCGCTGTCGGTGACGAGAGCGAAAAGCGTCTACACGCGGAAGTTTCCGGAGCTGGCAGGCATCCGAGAGGTGCCGTTCTGCGCCTGCGAGGGCGACTGTACGTGCGGGTTCTGGACGGGCGGCCAGTCGCGGCTGGAGACCCTCCTCGGATCGGGCGGCCACGTCGACCCGAACGAGGTCGCGTTCCTCGTGATGGAACCGATTCAGGGCGTCGGGGGCTACCGGTTCCCGAGCGACGAGTTCGCGCGTGAGGTCGGCCGCGTCTCCGAGACGTACGACATCCCGCTCATCGTGGACGAGATCCAGACCGGCATCGGTCGCTCCGGGTCGATGTGGGCCTCGGACTACTACTCGTTCGAACCGGATATCATCGCGGCCGGGAAGGCGCTGCGTGTCGGCGCTACGGTCAGCCGCTCCGAGCTGTTCCCCGACGAGAAGAACCGCCTCGGATCCACGTGGGGCGGCGGCGACGTCGTCGCCTCGATGCAGGGTGCGTTCACGCTCGAAGCAATCGACGAACACGACCTGCTCTCGAACGCGGAGAACCGCGGCACACAGCTCGTCGAGTCTCTCGACACCCACCACGACTGCGTTGAGGACACCCGCAACCTCGGGCTGCTCGCGGCGGTCGACTACGACACCAAGGAACGGCGCGACGCCGTCGTGGCGGCGGCCCTGGACCGCGGCCTGCTGACACTCGGCTGTGGCACCCGCACGCTGCGCCTGCTTCCGCCGCTGGACGTCACCGGGCGCGAAGTCGACCTCGGGACGTCGCTGCTGAACGACGCCGTGGCGGAGGTCGCCGATGACTGA
- a CDS encoding UPF0179 protein (KEGG: hvo:HVO_2851 hypothetical protein~HAMAP: UPF0179 protein~PFAM: Uncharacterised protein family UPF0179), which translates to MTQVSLVGARLTEPGTEFVYQGESSACEGCPYRSQCLNLSEGTRYQVTDIRENTQVLDCAVHDTGVRAVEVEPVSVPANVPSKSAYSGSKAKLAGECPHSECPSHPFCVPLGADFDEEYQIQEVVGDPPHETCKLDRDLTKVELAPKE; encoded by the coding sequence ATGACCCAGGTTTCGCTCGTCGGCGCCCGGCTCACGGAGCCGGGGACGGAGTTCGTCTATCAGGGGGAATCGTCGGCGTGTGAGGGCTGTCCCTACCGTAGCCAGTGTCTCAACCTCTCGGAGGGGACCCGCTACCAGGTCACCGATATCCGCGAGAACACGCAGGTGCTCGACTGTGCGGTCCACGATACGGGCGTCCGGGCCGTCGAGGTCGAACCGGTCTCCGTCCCGGCGAACGTCCCGTCGAAATCTGCCTACTCGGGGAGCAAAGCCAAACTCGCCGGGGAGTGCCCGCACTCGGAATGTCCCTCCCACCCGTTCTGTGTGCCACTGGGGGCGGATTTCGACGAGGAGTACCAGATTCAGGAGGTCGTCGGGGACCCGCCACACGAGACCTGCAAGTTGGATCGGGACCTGACGAAAGTCGAGTTAGCGCCGAAAGAGTAG
- a CDS encoding creatinase (PFAM: Creatinase; Peptidase M24, structural domain~KEGG: hvo:HVO_B0267 Xaa-Pro aminopeptidase, M24 family protein) encodes MSELVPFRSSEYERRVERTRERMLEAGLDALLVTDPSNMNYLTGYESWSFYVHQGVLLTLDHDPVWIGREMDAKSAEVTTWMDDDHVLSYTDDYVQSPHDKHPMDYVATVVEEFGYDDRTLGVEMDAYYYTAKSHARLTDQLSEADVEDATLLVNWIRLKKTDAEIEYMEQAAQLAETGMQAAVDTIGEGVRESDTAAAIYDGLIGGTEAFGGDYPAIVPLMPSGEYTGTPHLSWSDREFESGDPVIVELAGCKHRYHCPMARTLTVGEPDPEMAETAEIVMGGLQDALDAVEPGVTAEEVEAVWSKSIAKHGIEKDSRLGYSTGIGYPPDWGEHTASLRPGDETVLEENMTFHMIPGIWFDDFGVEISETFRVTKHGAETLADFDRDLFVV; translated from the coding sequence ATGAGTGAACTCGTCCCCTTCCGGAGTAGTGAGTACGAACGCCGGGTCGAGCGGACGCGCGAACGGATGCTCGAGGCCGGCCTCGACGCCCTGCTCGTCACCGACCCCTCGAACATGAACTACCTCACGGGCTACGAATCCTGGTCTTTCTACGTCCACCAGGGGGTGCTGCTCACGCTCGACCACGACCCGGTGTGGATCGGCCGCGAGATGGACGCCAAGTCCGCGGAGGTGACAACGTGGATGGACGACGACCACGTTCTCTCCTACACGGACGACTACGTCCAGTCCCCCCACGACAAACACCCCATGGACTATGTGGCGACGGTGGTCGAGGAGTTCGGCTACGACGACCGGACGCTCGGCGTGGAGATGGACGCGTACTACTACACCGCCAAGTCCCACGCACGTCTCACCGACCAGCTCTCCGAGGCCGACGTGGAGGACGCCACGCTGCTGGTGAACTGGATTCGGCTGAAGAAGACCGACGCGGAGATTGAGTACATGGAGCAGGCCGCCCAGCTGGCCGAGACCGGGATGCAGGCCGCCGTCGACACCATCGGCGAGGGCGTCCGCGAGTCCGACACCGCGGCCGCCATCTACGACGGCCTCATCGGCGGCACTGAGGCGTTCGGCGGCGACTACCCGGCCATCGTCCCGCTGATGCCCTCGGGTGAGTACACCGGCACCCCGCACCTCTCGTGGTCCGACCGCGAGTTCGAGAGCGGTGACCCGGTCATCGTCGAACTCGCGGGCTGCAAGCACCGCTACCACTGCCCGATGGCGCGCACGCTCACCGTCGGTGAGCCAGACCCCGAGATGGCGGAGACCGCGGAGATTGTCATGGGAGGGCTTCAGGACGCCCTCGACGCCGTCGAACCCGGCGTCACCGCCGAGGAAGTAGAGGCCGTCTGGAGCAAGAGCATCGCGAAACACGGCATCGAGAAAGACTCCCGTCTCGGCTACTCGACGGGCATCGGCTACCCACCGGACTGGGGCGAGCACACCGCCAGCCTCCGGCCCGGCGACGAGACGGTGCTCGAGGAGAACATGACCTTCCACATGATCCCGGGTATCTGGTTCGACGACTTCGGCGTCGAGATAAGCGAGACGTTCCGCGTCACGAAGCACGGCGCGGAGACCCTGGCGGACTTCGACCGCGACCTCTTCGTCGTGTAG